From the genome of Prunus persica cultivar Lovell chromosome G8, Prunus_persica_NCBIv2, whole genome shotgun sequence:
gtGACAGAAATCGCTCATTTCCTCGGGACACATATTTCTACTTGCCACTTAACCTTTGAACAGATTGTTTTTGGAAGAGACAGAGACTAGTCACCCTATCTTATCCCGCACAACAATAATTACTATTCTGAACTAAAAAACAACTCACCCATCTTGATTTCAGCTCCGGGTTCGAATACACCAAGAATATGCTGCTCTGTCCACATCTGTGGCTTTGAACAAGTCCCCTGCAATAACCTTTTCAGCAGCTGTAGGGAGTTCAAGCATTGCCCTTGGTATGGAGACAGAGTACAAAACTGCTTCTAGCTCTTTCTCCAAGTGCAGTGCAGGCATTTACATGAAGAGTCTCAATTCTGATGCTTCAATAATTCTGTAggtcttttcattttgaagtAACATGacattaataaaaagaaattcaataatAAGTTCAGATTACAGTTCCGATACTTATAAGTTACAACTAAAGCATTTCATGGGAGAACCTCTACAACTATAATGATAGTTATGCTCAgttaactaaaattttaacaaATATAACAAGTTTTGTGGAGGCCAAAGTGCAGATTTGAATTACAGTCATTATGTCACCATGCTAAAGGAAAAGTATGACACTAATATCCTATcgttgtgaaattttttaggGCAAACAAAGGTGACTTGCTAACAGCATCATGTGTTCTTTATctcaataaacaaaagaagaatgcAGCAGTGGTAGAGTTCACTCAAAAGCTGTCAACAAAGAGAAACACCTTGACAGTTGGAGGATCATATGCTGTTGATCATCAAACAGTAGTGAAAGCTAGACTTGACGATCACGGAGAGTTTAAGACTGTTCTACAGTACAATGTTAGACCCAAGTCATGCCTGGCTATCTCTGGTGAATTCAACACCAAGGCACCTGACAAGATTCCTAAAATTGGGTTGGCACTTTCTCTTGTTCTTTAAATGATTTCTCAATTTTCATATGCCACTGGAGCAATTTCTTTGTCCCCAACTGATAATTTGTCGGTTGGGCAATATGACCAATAGATCTGTATGATTTTGTCaagttaagaaagttgctgaTTCAACAGCTCTACTACTAGTGTTTAAAGCAATCTGCATATTATTTTAACGACAATTGTAAACTCTTATATAAAGAGGAAGTCACTTACAATCAAATCTAAACTACTTTTGCATCGCCAGTGGCTTGGAACTTATTGTACCCCTCATGTGAGCCTTGGCGCCATCACACAAGTACTTTAGAGCAtccagtttttcttttttgtctgaTTATCTAGTTCAAGCCCAGAATTGAACGGCAGGAGAAGCTCTGGGAAACACAAAAATCTTCTCATCCAGTTAGGCTACATGGAAGCCAAGGGGCTAAAACAGTGCTTCTGCTTCAGATCAATACACCAGCTCAAGAAAACTGATGTTTATTGCTCAGACAGCACTTCCATTTCAGTACAAAGTTCCAGCCATCACATTCAGCAATTTTCATGCATTAGAAACAACTCAAACAATCGATTGTGGTCGACTCACTCTCCAGATTTGAACCTGGTGCACCATTTGATCAGTAGTTCTTCAACACTGGCATCCATTCGGGTCCCAATTCCTCCCCAGACCAACATGTGGGCATAGTCTCCAAAAGTCGAACCAGTTACTTCATGCACAGCCTTGAATCCGATTCTTGAATAGAACCTGACAAGCTGAGAAGTAAATAAGCAACCAGTTCAGATTTAACATCAAATCAAGTAATCCAGTCCAGTGCATTTCTTATATCAATTCTACAACTTATTTCTGACAATGCTATTTAACCTTAATGCAACTCATCAAATATCTTCACCCCATACACCAACAAAATAGCTAGCAGAAAGTACACTTATCATCCACTTCAAAGCAAGCTTTATCACTAAGAGAACAATCTCATCCACAAAATAAAGGATACTTGGAAATTTAAGCAAATGAGAGGCTTCACCATTGATGTAcagaatattaaaattaaaggctGAAAAAAGTGCTATAGCATCCAATAACAGCATAAAACCAGAAGAAACATGATTAGGAAACCAAAGAAAGAACCTTGTGGTGGAAAATGTCAGAGTCATTGATCGCAAGCAACTCAGCTGTTCTGCAACCACAGTCGTAGCCGTATCGAATGGCAACAGCTCCAATGAACAAGCCAATGCCAAAGATTGACTTCTCCATCCCCAGTGTCTCTCTCTGTAATCTGATTGACTCCAAGTGAAGGATTTTCCCACTAAGCCAGAACCTTATCAGTCCCTCAGCCTTGCCAAGCTCCTTCTGTGTCTCCAAGCTCTTGGCAGTGATTCTGAAAAAGGGTCCTAGAGTTTGGAGCTGAAGGTCAAGGTTTTGGGCTCTTGATGAGGCCAATATCTCAGACATGGTTGGCATTGTGGCTCCAGAGCTAGCCTCtgtgtttttcttgattaGGGTAGTGGGAAATTTTACTGAAGAAGCAATCTGGGTTCTACTGCTTGGGATTCTTGGATTTAGTATGGCGAATTTGGAATCTGAAATCATTGATTTTGATGCTAGCTCCATTTCCCTTTTGTATTCTTTTTCTGTATGgggttttctttaaaaatgttttttgAAGGGGGTTGTGGCAACAGAAAACTCCATGAACTGATTCAGAAACATTAAAAACGCCAGTTATGGTTATGTATGTAGAGATAAGTTACACGTGGCAACACCACCATCCTGCAATTGAAAAAGCGACCGTTTTGGTACGGGTTTGGGCTTTGGAAAGCTCTAAGAAAATCTCCAAGATTGTTCATAAGGAactttattgttatttatcaGGGTCCAAATTCGAACCCAAAATGCATCTTTACAAATTTTATTACACACAACTTGTTGGATATTTACCAAATAGATGAAAAACCTGGATATGTACAGATTTGtacaagaaaataacaaataaaatacaattctaGAAGTTCTGATTGCTCTTAACAAAGAACGCATCAATAGGTATGTGTTTGCCTTCTTTTGGAGACGGCTTCTGCTTTTTGTGCTTTCTTTGGCTCGCAATGTGATCCTTGGGGACATTTCTGACGGAGTTTCAAGCCAAATCAATCAGACAAAACAAACTACCTCAAGAGGACAAAAAGAAAGGATATGAAGAGAGGCACGTTGGAAACTCAATGAAAATATAGTATACCTTTTCTTCAGAACACAAGTTTTGAAGTCAGTCCCAGATTCCTCTTTCTGAAGCTTCTCAGCAAGATGAAAATCAAAGTGCTCTTGCCTTTCCTCAACAAAGCTTGGTGGCATTTCTATCCCGCAGATCGAACACTTGTAGTCATTCACCCACAAAAGGAACTTTTTCTGACTGACTGAAGAACTTGCCACATCCCCAAGGGTTTTAGTTACACTATTCACTCTGTCTAGGCTACTGCCCTCAAACTGGTCAGGAAAAGAATAACCTGGTCCCAACAATGGTCGCACTACATCCTGTACATTGTCCTCATTCTGATTGTCATTGGCATTCATCTGGGCATATGAAAAATAGCATGAAAATCCAGTGAGTTATGCAACTTCTAGAAACTACAAATGCTTTTTCAATATTTAAGGAGCTGAGTGATGACTTTTTCAGTGTCAAGAAGAATAACCATCAGCATGCCTTTCACCACACATACCTTTTCTGCATTTGCATTGCTAGTCGATTCAtaaatttcttccttttcttcaaaattgcCCGAAGTAGACTTGCTGTCATCTAAATTTGATAAATGATTTTCGTCAAGAGGATCTCGATAATCACAAGATGTTTGATGTCCATCTTTAGATAAGCAAGTTTCTTCAACATGCATCATGCAGTGATCAGTAGGATCCAAGTCCAAGGAGCTTTGATCGCCCATATTTTTCCTTAAAGCATCTCCTGATAGCATATAGTCGGTGAGAGTTTTTTGTGTGGGATCAGAAGGAGCACCGACCTTTTCTTCATCAAAGTGGGACAACCGTAGGCCTGataattgatgaaaataaagCTCTGTTAACTCTAAGACATATGGGGAGCAAGATTgagcttttatttaaaattccCTTTCTGACATTTATAcgacatatatattattatatgttTGGTAAGGTCTCTTGCCAGAAAATTTGACATGTTATGTTGTCAGAGAGAATTACAACTACTGATCATGTAAAATCATGTTTAAATGATTGGTCTTGATTGACAGTCTGACATTGAGTTGTCAAACTATGGATCAGATTTACATCTCACTCATTATACTGGATATGGTTCGTTGAGACCTGAGATGCCATGGATGAGAGTGAATGAGTTGCACCTTATCCGTCCTTAAGGTCCTTAAGTTGGGTCCTCATTAGATCAACTAAGTATACGATATAACATATGCAATTCATATTTGTATAATGCTTGTATATAATGTACACACTCAACCTATCAGCCTTAAGGAAACAGGAAGTTCAGCCTTAAGCAACTTTGAAGCATGCTTCATAATATCCTCAGTTgagcatatatttttttgcGAAGTCACAGCTCTGGTGCGAACCTGTAGATTGTAAGgcattttaaaatttacagAACGAAATACTGATGGCATCTAAAACCGAAAAAAGGAGTCACAAAAACTAAGATAGTCATATAGCTACGGAGGAATGCTTTCAAGTACCTCAAAAGATGCAGTCTTTAGTTTAAGAGTCAATGTTCGCCCACGAAGACCCTCCTTTTGCAAGTCAGTAGATAGCATCTCTGCAATATCCGCTGCAAGCATAAAATATACATGAGGCACTAGATGAACAGGACTTTCAATTAATTTAACGTAAAATTTAAGATAAAATGTTATCCATATAAGCTTCAAAGTCCCTAAATAATGAAAATCTACATTTAGAAGTAACAGTTCGGTACATGCATCCAGACATATTATAGGACTCAGGCTGGGTAGACTCAACCCGAGACTTAATACTTATGCTAATTTCAAAACCGCAGATTTGAAGATATACTCTGGGGAAATGATGATAGCTTGGGATTAAATCACCTGATGACACATTCCTTGTGGAGGATAAAAATGTAGGCCTTGGATTCTTTAAGCACAAACTTTCATATaatcaatttattttgattttcaaaatatgGGGTTCATACTTCCAACTGATCAAGTGTTCAATTGTTAATTACGTCTATGGACAACCTCCAATTATATAAGGAAACAAACcctaattaatataaaataggACTGCATACCCaatttacaaaaaagaaatgcttCATCCCCTGTAGCCGAAAATGTTCTCTCATTACTTATGCTTCTTCTTGATCTAACTTGAGGAGTATCTGTTCCCCCGATAGCAAGTCCCACAGAGAggaaaaaatctgaaatacaTGATAGGACAAGTGGATTTAAAAGAAGCAGGTGGTGTATCTAATCACATGATCTGCCTGTaaaagagtttatttataatgatgAAGGAAGCAAAAAACAGCATAGGGGAATGACAAGAGTGCTAACCTGCTGAAGAATTAGAAAATAGTGCACAAATATAGCTGCTCTTTTGCAGAATCTCCTCACATGTACTAATTCCAAGTGCATCCCTCAAGATATGTTCAGTGACTTTACCAATGCCCCCAATCTGTATAAGAGTTTACCATTCTTTATCTTCATCAGCATGTACCGTAATAATGACTTCATCACCACATATaagaatattattttgtaaatcACAGTTGCACCAGCAAAGACACCAGTGGTACAATCTATGCTGCAACAACTGTATAAATGTTGGACAAACCTTTCGGACAGGAAGTGAGGATATAAATGTCATGACCGCCATCCGGTCATTTGGTAAAATAAACTGTccatttggtttatttatatctGAGCAAACCTGAGGAATAAGATAAGAAGATGCGAGTCAACCTTATGTGTATACACAGACACACAAATGTGAGATGTTCTCAAGAAAACCATCCAAATCAAATTGTAGTGTTATTATCTAATCCTAAACATAAAAAGTTCTAAGGGTAATGTCAATGCTAAATACAATATAGGTTGAGGCAATTAATTGTTATATGCCCTTACTAAATTGCCAATTGCCAGTAGgatctttttctttgcaaaCCTAAGTTACCATTAGATACtgccaaaacaagaagaaagttcacctttttttttcaagcatGCATACATACATTGGCATGTATACtaggaatttttatttatttagataTCTTATCGTCAAGTAGACAGCATAAGATAGCatccacatttattttatcagTAAATGAATAAAAGCAGTATGCCGTATTGAGAACACTTAAACTCCTATCCAGGTAACATATTTATTCACAGAATCTGTAGGAACACCTTAGCAAGTAGACGGTTTGGTGCCACTCCAGCACTGCATGTAAGACCACCAGTCTCATCATGAACACCAGCTCTTAGTTCTCTGGCAATCTTTGAGAATGAAAAGGTTAGAAAACAAGAAGTTTAACAAAAAGGACAATGTCAATGCTAAACAAAGGCATAAGAAATGTGATATTCATATGTTGAGCCAACTAATATTATATACACTTACTTCTTCGCCAGTAGTGCCCCGTTCTTTGCAAACCTCAGTCACATCAAGGTATGCTTCATCTAAACTAGCAGCCACGAAGTTAGGATCATACTTCTGGAACACT
Proteins encoded in this window:
- the LOC18766632 gene encoding mitochondrial outer membrane protein porin 2, with the translated sequence MSKSNHKTKSKPTSKGPPCFSEFGQKAKDLLTSGYSRSQKFSFTTHSDGGLKITSTAAKKGGCSTAAVAGAYTYKNANFDCRIDTDSKITGTLTLNEKFLSSTNTSASFSLPDYQSSKLRVRIHQEYAALSTSVALNKSPAITFSAAVGSSSIALGMETEYKTASSSFSKCSAGIYMKSLNSDASIILANKGDLLTASCVLYLNKQKKNAAVVEFTQKLSTKRNTLTVGGSYAVDHQTVVKARLDDHGEFKTVLQYNVRPKSCLAISGEFNTKAPDKIPKIGLALSLVL
- the LOC18767657 gene encoding uncharacterized protein LOC18767657, with amino-acid sequence MELASKSMISDSKFAILNPRIPSSRTQIASSVKFPTTLIKKNTEASSGATMPTMSEILASSRAQNLDLQLQTLGPFFRITAKSLETQKELGKAEGLIRFWLSGKILHLESIRLQRETLGMEKSIFGIGLFIGAVAIRYGYDCGCRTAELLAINDSDIFHHKLVRFYSRIGFKAVHEVTGSTFGDYAHMLVWGGIGTRMDASVEELLIKWCTRFKSGE
- the LOC18768146 gene encoding DNA polymerase kappa isoform X1: MLAMANTESSGDTARPWQCYNTAYTNAKAGMEGVDKEKVQRIVYEMSKGSQYFRNEERKEAFIREKIENMRARCAKLKPADLAHYQTVADKIILELEATRDLSRIWVHVDMDAFYAAVETLSDPSLKGKPMAVGGMSMISTANYEARRFGVRAAMPGFIARKLCPELIFVPTDFKKYTYYSDLTRKVFQKYDPNFVAASLDEAYLDVTEVCKERGTTGEEIARELRAGVHDETGGLTCSAGVAPNRLLAKVCSDINKPNGQFILPNDRMAVMTFISSLPVRKIGGIGKVTEHILRDALGISTCEEILQKSSYICALFSNSSADFFLSVGLAIGGTDTPQVRSRRSISNERTFSATGDEAFLFCKLADIAEMLSTDLQKEGLRGRTLTLKLKTASFEVRTRAVTSQKNICSTEDIMKHASKLLKAELPVSLRLIGLRLSHFDEEKVGAPSDPTQKTLTDYMLSGDALRKNMGDQSSLDLDPTDHCMMHVEETCLSKDGHQTSCDYRDPLDENHLSNLDDSKSTSGNFEEKEEIYESTSNANAEKMNANDNQNEDNVQDVVRPLLGPGYSFPDQFEGSSLDRVNSVTKTLGDVASSSVSQKKFLLWVNDYKCSICGIEMPPSFVEERQEHFDFHLAEKLQKEESGTDFKTCVLKKRNVPKDHIASQRKHKKQKPSPKEGKHIPIDAFFVKSNQNF
- the LOC18768146 gene encoding DNA polymerase kappa isoform X2, yielding MLAMANTESSGDTARPWQCYNTAYTNAKAGMEGVDKEKVQRIVYEMSKGSQYFRNEERKEAFIREKIENMRARCAKLKPADLAHYQTVADKIILELEATRDLSRIWVHVDMDAFYAAVETLSDPSLKGKPMAVGGMSMISTANYEARRFGVRAAMPGFIARKLCPELIFVPTDFKKYTYYSDLTRKDEAYLDVTEVCKERGTTGEEIARELRAGVHDETGGLTCSAGVAPNRLLAKVCSDINKPNGQFILPNDRMAVMTFISSLPVRKIGGIGKVTEHILRDALGISTCEEILQKSSYICALFSNSSADFFLSVGLAIGGTDTPQVRSRRSISNERTFSATGDEAFLFCKLADIAEMLSTDLQKEGLRGRTLTLKLKTASFEVRTRAVTSQKNICSTEDIMKHASKLLKAELPVSLRLIGLRLSHFDEEKVGAPSDPTQKTLTDYMLSGDALRKNMGDQSSLDLDPTDHCMMHVEETCLSKDGHQTSCDYRDPLDENHLSNLDDSKSTSGNFEEKEEIYESTSNANAEKMNANDNQNEDNVQDVVRPLLGPGYSFPDQFEGSSLDRVNSVTKTLGDVASSSVSQKKFLLWVNDYKCSICGIEMPPSFVEERQEHFDFHLAEKLQKEESGTDFKTCVLKKRNVPKDHIASQRKHKKQKPSPKEGKHIPIDAFFVKSNQNF